The Planctomycetota bacterium genome includes a region encoding these proteins:
- a CDS encoding PDZ domain-containing protein — translation MHNNIRRMMAVSGAVVLALAAGAFAQQGEVDRMEGSLDRPLQGGQPGGQGGAQGGFVYMSENDGTTSYELEIRGGEVTAKINGRKLPADRVRREDGRIELLDREGKVLKTFEVQMGQPAAPAPRTPRARRGEGRTPLAPIAPVPPIEPAPAIAPEATPPKTMIGIRMSDDTGEVVVDDVIEGLPAQEAGLEPGDVLLSVHDAKIGAVSDVREALKDRAPGDKVKVVVRRGDGEKTLTLTLAAFDAERLGATSPAEPNENPWYVLGENMDVLGEDARAMKDEARRALTKALEEMKASPAFDADKLKKDVEQAMRQALKALEHSQNDMQSFWRRYQPGQSPRVLVAPDGAGERRTFVMPMPAQPGQDSGRLMEKLSSELERLHQRLDEIERRLPKNP, via the coding sequence GCAGTTTCGGGCGCGGTGGTCCTCGCGCTGGCGGCGGGCGCGTTCGCCCAGCAGGGCGAGGTCGACCGCATGGAGGGCAGCCTCGACCGCCCGTTGCAGGGCGGTCAGCCCGGCGGGCAGGGCGGCGCGCAGGGCGGGTTCGTGTACATGTCGGAGAACGACGGCACGACGAGCTATGAACTCGAGATCCGCGGCGGCGAGGTGACGGCGAAGATCAACGGGCGCAAGCTGCCCGCCGATCGGGTGCGCCGCGAGGACGGGCGCATCGAGCTGCTCGACCGCGAGGGCAAGGTGCTCAAGACGTTCGAGGTGCAGATGGGCCAGCCGGCGGCCCCTGCGCCGCGCACGCCCCGGGCGCGCCGGGGCGAGGGGCGCACGCCCCTGGCGCCCATCGCGCCGGTGCCGCCGATCGAGCCCGCGCCGGCGATCGCGCCGGAGGCGACGCCTCCCAAGACGATGATCGGCATCCGCATGAGCGACGACACCGGCGAGGTGGTGGTCGACGACGTGATCGAAGGCCTGCCGGCGCAAGAGGCGGGGCTGGAGCCGGGCGACGTGCTGCTCTCGGTCCACGACGCGAAGATCGGGGCGGTGTCGGACGTGCGCGAGGCGCTCAAGGACCGCGCGCCGGGCGACAAGGTGAAGGTGGTGGTGCGTCGGGGCGATGGCGAGAAGACGCTGACGCTGACGCTGGCCGCGTTCGACGCGGAGCGTCTGGGCGCGACGTCGCCGGCGGAACCGAACGAGAACCCGTGGTACGTGCTCGGGGAGAACATGGACGTGCTGGGCGAGGACGCCCGTGCGATGAAGGACGAAGCGCGCCGGGCGCTGACCAAGGCGCTGGAAGAGATGAAGGCGAGCCCGGCGTTCGACGCGGACAAGCTCAAGAAGGACGTCGAGCAGGCGATGCGCCAGGCGCTCAAGGCGCTGGAGCATTCGCAGAACGACATGCAGTCGTTCTGGCGGCGGTACCAGCCGGGGCAGTCGCCCCGCGTGCTGGTGGCGCCCGACGGCGCGGGCGAGCGGCGGACGTTCGTGATGCCGATGCCGGCGCAGCCGGGCCAGGACTCCGGGCGGCTCATGGAGAAGTTGAGCAGCGAGCTGGAGCGTCTGCACCAGCGGCTGGACGAGATCGAGCGTCGGCTGCCCAAGAACCCCTAA